Proteins from one Caulobacter sp. 73W genomic window:
- a CDS encoding GNAT family N-acetyltransferase, whose amino-acid sequence MSEHPLDRPAWHALNGRQASYAIPLGQAVRFASEAALFAACRDDSETAHADLTAVIRQAGAGVLLQAAATPPLPGLNVEKSGECVQMVAARLTSATPPRPIEPAVRLTDADAAQMLALAVLTEPGPFFSQTHRLGEFWGVKQDGVLVAMAGERMRLDGHTEVSGVCTHPDHRGHGHGAMLTWLVAARILDRGETPFLHSYTSNAGAVALYEALGFRPREAMMATFLRAV is encoded by the coding sequence ATGAGCGAACATCCCCTCGACCGGCCGGCCTGGCACGCCCTGAACGGGCGCCAGGCGTCCTACGCCATCCCGCTGGGCCAGGCGGTGCGCTTCGCGTCCGAGGCCGCCCTGTTCGCCGCCTGCCGCGACGATAGCGAGACGGCCCACGCCGACCTGACGGCGGTGATCCGCCAGGCCGGGGCGGGCGTCCTGCTGCAGGCCGCCGCCACGCCGCCGCTGCCGGGGCTGAATGTCGAGAAGTCGGGCGAATGCGTGCAGATGGTCGCCGCGCGTCTGACCAGCGCGACGCCGCCGCGCCCCATCGAACCCGCCGTGCGCCTGACCGACGCCGACGCGGCCCAGATGCTGGCCCTCGCTGTCCTGACCGAACCCGGCCCGTTCTTTTCCCAGACCCATCGCCTGGGCGAGTTCTGGGGCGTGAAGCAGGACGGCGTCCTGGTCGCCATGGCCGGGGAGCGGATGCGCCTGGACGGCCATACCGAGGTCAGCGGCGTCTGCACCCATCCCGACCATCGCGGCCACGGGCACGGCGCCATGCTGACCTGGCTGGTCGCCGCACGCATCCTGGATCGCGGCGAGACGCCGTTCCTTCACAGCTACACCAGCAACGCGGGGGCCGTGGCCCTGTACGAGGCCCTGGGCTTCCGGCCACGCGAGGCGATGATGGCGACGTTCCTGCGCGCGGTTTAG